A DNA window from Trichosurus vulpecula isolate mTriVul1 chromosome 2, mTriVul1.pri, whole genome shotgun sequence contains the following coding sequences:
- the LOC118838886 gene encoding 40S ribosomal protein S4 translates to MARGPKKHLKRVAAPKHWMLDKLTGVFAPRPSTGPHKLRECLPLIIFLRNRLKYALTGDEVKKICMQRFIKIDGKVRTDITYPAGFMDVISIEKTGEHFRLVYDTKGRFAVHRITAEEAKYKLCKVRKIFVGTKGIPHLVTHDARTIRYPDPLIKVNDTVQIDLEAGKITDFIKFDTGNLCMVTGGANLGRIGVITNREKHPGSFDVVHVKDANGNSFATRLSNIFVIGKGNKPWISLPRGKGIRLTIAEERDKRLAAKQSSG, encoded by the coding sequence ATGGCTCGTGGTCCCAAGAAACATCTGAAGCGTGTAGCAGCTCCAAAGCATTGGATGCTGGATAAGTTAACTGGAGTTTTTGCTCCAAGACCATCCACAGGTCCCCACAAGCTGAGGGAGTGTCTCCcactcatcatcttcctgagaAACAGACTGAAGTATGCCCTGACTGGAGATGAAGTAAAGAAGATCTGCATGCAGCGATTCATCAAGATTGATGGGAAGGTCCGCACCGATATTACATACCCTGCTGGCTTTATGGATGTCATTAGCATTGAGAAGACGGGTGAACATTTCCGTCTGGTATATGACACAAAGGGACGCTTTGCTGTTCATCGTATTACGGCTGAGGAGGCTAAATATAAATTGTGCAAAGTGAGAAAAATCTTTGTGGGTACAAAGGGTATTCCCCATCTGGTGACCCATGATGCCCGTACTATCCGTTACCCAGATCCTCTCATTAAAGTGAATGATACAGTTCAGATTGATTTAGAAGCTGGCAAGATCACTGATTTTATCAAGTTTGATACTGGTAACCTGTGTATGGTGACCGGTGGAGCTAACTTGGGTCGAATTGGTGTGATCACCAACAGGGAGAAACACCCTGGCTCTTTTGATGTTGTCCATGTAAAAGATGCCAATGGCAATAGCTTTGCCACTAGGCTCTCAAACATTTTTGTTATTGGCAAAGGTAACAAGCCTTGGATCTCTCTTCCCCGAGGAAAGGGTATCCGCCTTACCATTGCtgaagaaagagacaagagaTTGGCAGCTAAGCAGAGCAGTGGCTAA